The Acidimicrobiia bacterium genome includes a window with the following:
- a CDS encoding aldo/keto reductase — translation MPIPGLGVWQVPDGPECVNAVRWALELGYRHIDTAQAYGNEESVGKGLRESGVPRDEVFVTTKFYPEHRDPAAEAERSLKRLGVDRVDLYIIHWPQGGPVWAWPGMERALNLGLTRSIGVSNFSVSELNELMAAAHVAPAVNQVQFSPFKYRRELLESCQQRGIVLEAYSPLGTGQNLSDATVNRIAKRVGHTPAQVLLRWCVQHSLPVITKSTHRERIAENLQIFDFTLSEEDMTQLDALDETDGTGQALEDNWW, via the coding sequence ATGCCTATCCCGGGCCTCGGCGTCTGGCAGGTACCCGATGGGCCCGAGTGTGTCAACGCGGTGCGCTGGGCGCTCGAACTCGGGTATCGCCACATCGACACCGCTCAGGCCTACGGCAACGAGGAGAGCGTTGGAAAGGGACTGCGTGAGAGCGGAGTCCCGCGGGACGAGGTGTTCGTCACCACGAAGTTCTATCCAGAGCACCGGGACCCAGCTGCCGAGGCCGAGCGCAGCCTCAAGCGCCTCGGTGTCGACCGAGTCGACCTGTACATCATTCACTGGCCCCAGGGCGGGCCCGTCTGGGCGTGGCCAGGAATGGAGCGGGCTCTCAACCTTGGTTTGACCCGCTCGATCGGCGTATCCAACTTCAGCGTCAGCGAGCTCAACGAGTTGATGGCGGCGGCGCATGTCGCGCCAGCTGTCAATCAGGTGCAGTTCAGTCCGTTCAAGTACCGCCGCGAGCTCCTTGAGTCCTGCCAGCAGCGCGGCATCGTGCTCGAGGCCTACAGCCCGCTCGGTACAGGCCAAAACCTGTCCGATGCGACCGTCAACCGGATTGCAAAGCGCGTCGGGCACACGCCGGCACAGGTGCTGCTGCGCTGGTGCGTGCAGCACAGCCTCCCCGTAATCACCAAGTCGACGCACCGCGAACGCATCGCAGAAAACCTCCAGATCTTCGACTTCACCTTGTCAGAGGAGGACATGACGCAACTCGACGCACTGGACGAGACCGATGGAACCGGCCAAGCCCTCGAGGACAATTGGTGGTGA
- a CDS encoding EAL domain-containing protein produces MGGPSLLGVVVVAPAFWLGSRLGIVAPVSLWALLGLLVGAQLVSGLVYALWGDAQVGWRLFVRVGVELSVISAVMYAVGWGPTLSIGLVFGAANNVRASGSRAVAPAVVWSVIDLVLGELAIVAGLAPSLISTPLVHGLALFAGLGVVLTILLLGWATADKERAEEALERREERFRGLVQHAADIILVVEDGRVRYASPAFEVLLGYSPGEAIGSLALDLAHPDDVEAAAESFLAVQHADGVAARIELRLHHRDGSWRWFDASVTDMTNRPGVEGIVANLRDISERKAIAEQLSNAATHDGLTGLPNRVAFLDSLRLALSRQQPGASVGVIFLDLDRFKLVNDSLGHPAGDQLISVLAQRLRAAMRPGDTVARFGGDEFVILCPDIPDADAALEIAERLQDAVRAPVLVAHREIFVTASLGVAIAKRPDEAPDELVRDADTAMYRAKDNGRARIELFDDVGHRRAVEALQMDADLHRAVDRQEFELHYQPIVDLVERRVIGFEALVRWRHPTLGLIQPDDFIPRAEDNGLIVPIGALVFEHACRQAARWHGHQPGRHRLSVSINLAPRQLIEPSLTAEVADILQRTSIDPNSVWLELTESALMHDADQAILVLERLRRLGVHLAIDDFGTGYSSLAYLKRFPVEALKVDHTFVDGLGDQAEDTSIVGAIVGLAHSLGIAAIAEGVQTRAQLQELQTLGCEYAQGYLFGIPEPAGMLGDQPRHDLRHWPTDTARRNFSQDQHRTRRAPAARRHDG; encoded by the coding sequence ATGGGTGGGCCGAGTCTGCTGGGTGTGGTGGTGGTGGCGCCGGCGTTCTGGCTGGGCAGCCGGCTCGGGATCGTCGCGCCGGTGTCGCTGTGGGCGTTGCTGGGCCTGTTGGTGGGCGCCCAGCTGGTCTCGGGGCTCGTGTACGCGCTCTGGGGTGACGCGCAGGTCGGGTGGCGGCTCTTCGTCCGGGTGGGCGTCGAGCTGAGTGTGATCTCGGCCGTCATGTATGCGGTCGGGTGGGGACCGACCTTGTCGATCGGGCTCGTATTCGGGGCGGCCAACAACGTGCGGGCGTCGGGCTCGCGGGCGGTGGCTCCGGCAGTGGTGTGGAGTGTGATCGACCTGGTGTTGGGGGAGCTGGCGATCGTCGCCGGGTTGGCGCCCTCGTTGATCTCGACGCCCCTGGTGCACGGGCTGGCGCTGTTCGCCGGGCTCGGCGTCGTCCTGACCATCCTGTTGTTGGGATGGGCGACCGCGGACAAGGAGCGCGCCGAGGAGGCGTTGGAGCGCCGAGAGGAGCGGTTCCGAGGGTTGGTGCAGCACGCCGCGGACATCATCCTCGTGGTCGAGGACGGACGGGTCCGGTACGCGAGCCCAGCCTTTGAAGTACTGCTCGGATACTCACCCGGCGAGGCGATCGGATCGTTGGCGTTGGACCTTGCCCACCCCGATGACGTGGAGGCGGCGGCGGAGTCCTTTCTGGCCGTCCAACACGCCGATGGCGTCGCGGCCCGAATCGAGCTGCGGCTCCATCATCGGGACGGGAGTTGGCGATGGTTCGACGCCAGCGTGACCGACATGACCAACCGACCTGGGGTTGAGGGAATCGTCGCCAATCTGCGCGACATCAGCGAACGCAAGGCGATCGCCGAACAGCTCAGCAACGCCGCCACCCACGACGGGCTCACCGGCCTCCCGAATCGGGTCGCGTTCTTAGACAGCCTGAGACTTGCTCTGAGTCGTCAGCAGCCCGGCGCCAGCGTCGGCGTGATCTTCTTGGATCTCGATCGCTTCAAACTGGTCAATGACAGCCTCGGTCATCCGGCCGGCGATCAGCTGATCAGCGTGCTGGCGCAGCGGCTGCGAGCCGCGATGCGGCCCGGCGACACCGTGGCCCGCTTCGGCGGCGACGAGTTCGTCATCTTGTGCCCGGACATCCCGGACGCCGATGCCGCGCTCGAGATCGCCGAGCGGCTCCAGGACGCGGTGCGGGCACCGGTGCTGGTGGCGCACCGCGAGATCTTCGTCACGGCCAGTCTCGGCGTCGCCATTGCCAAGCGGCCCGACGAAGCACCCGACGAGCTCGTACGAGACGCCGACACCGCGATGTACCGAGCCAAGGACAATGGACGAGCCCGCATCGAGCTCTTCGACGACGTCGGGCACCGGCGAGCCGTCGAGGCGCTCCAGATGGATGCCGACCTCCACCGTGCCGTGGACCGCCAGGAGTTCGAGCTCCACTATCAGCCGATCGTTGACCTGGTCGAACGGCGAGTCATCGGCTTCGAAGCGCTGGTCCGCTGGCGACACCCGACTCTCGGGCTCATCCAGCCCGACGATTTCATCCCCCGAGCCGAAGACAACGGACTCATCGTCCCGATCGGCGCCCTGGTGTTCGAACATGCCTGCCGCCAAGCGGCCCGCTGGCACGGACACCAACCAGGAAGGCACCGACTCTCGGTCAGCATCAATCTGGCTCCCCGCCAGCTCATCGAGCCGTCACTCACCGCCGAAGTGGCCGACATTCTCCAGCGCACCAGCATCGACCCCAACAGCGTGTGGCTCGAGCTCACCGAGAGCGCCCTCATGCACGACGCCGATCAGGCCATCCTCGTTCTCGAACGCCTCCGTCGCCTCGGTGTGCACCTCGCCATCGACGACTTCGGCACCGGCTACTCGTCGCTCGCCTATCTCAAACGCTTCCCGGTCGAGGCGCTCAAAGTCGACCACACCTTCGTCGACGGACTCGGCGACCAGGCCGAAGACACCAGCATCGTCGGTGCCATCGTCGGTCTCGCCCACTCGCTGGGCATCGCCGCCATTGCCGAAGGAGTCCAAACCCGAGCCCAGCTTCAGGAGCTCCAGACCCTGGGCTGCGAGTACGCACAGGGTTACCTCTTCGGCATCCCAGAACCCGCCGGCATGCTCGGCGACCAGCCGCGTCACGACCTTCGGCACTGGCCAACCGACACCGCGCGTCGCAACTTCTCACAGGACCAGCACCGGACCCGGCGTGCTCCCGCCGCTCGTCGCCACGATGGATGA
- a CDS encoding ATP-binding protein — translation MARASIVVITGPPGAGKTTVSGLVAETIDPSVHVEGDAFWHFIRRGYIEPWRVESRGQNRVVVRALARAADTYAAGGYTVILDCILGPWFLEEFLADLSSPAPQVDYLVLRPSLDVALQRATSHTEDRRSQHGRPLGSEPARRMYEQFADLGIYERHVVDCTAQTPHETAHVIERLLEAGSVRLTAGRT, via the coding sequence ATGGCTCGGGCGTCGATCGTGGTCATCACCGGGCCGCCCGGAGCGGGCAAGACCACCGTCTCGGGTCTGGTGGCCGAGACCATCGATCCGAGCGTCCACGTCGAAGGCGACGCGTTCTGGCACTTCATCCGCCGCGGCTACATCGAGCCGTGGCGCGTCGAGTCGCGAGGACAGAACCGGGTGGTGGTCCGAGCGCTCGCCCGCGCCGCCGACACGTACGCCGCGGGCGGCTACACCGTGATCCTCGACTGCATTCTCGGCCCGTGGTTCCTCGAGGAGTTCCTCGCCGACTTGTCGAGTCCGGCCCCTCAGGTCGACTACCTCGTGCTGCGGCCAAGCCTCGACGTCGCGCTGCAGCGAGCCACCAGCCATACCGAGGATCGCCGCTCCCAACACGGCCGACCGCTCGGAAGTGAGCCGGCACGACGGATGTACGAGCAGTTCGCTGACCTCGGCATCTACGAGCGGCACGTCGTCGACTGCACCGCCCAGACACCCCACGAGACCGCACACGTGATCGAGCGGTTGCTCGAGGCCGGCAGCGTTCGCCTCACTGCCGGACGGACATGA
- a CDS encoding FAD-dependent oxidoreductase has product MTQPSAGDPSTLNKEFAAELPDPAAPTLDAAALAELAPVGDERVVEVGDVLFRAGDEPSNFFVVLEGAVDIIRPDLEGDTLLTTHVAGRFLGELSMVTGQRLYLTARVSQRGRVLAVPLDAFRRVMSTRPDLADTIFSAFVARREVLRTGEGARAVRIIGSRYSREATALRAFAARSRLPHTWIDIEGADDVEVLLADMGFRRQDTPVVITSTGVLRHPSPGEFAQHLGLTFQPEPGYLFDLVVVGSGPAGLAAAVYGASEGLKTVSLDADSVGGQAGSSSRIENYVGFPNGISGEDLAARAAVQAQRLGARLNAPCEVAGLRVEEGFLVVALVDGSEIPTRTVIIAAGARYQRLAVDDLERFEGAGVYYAATDLEARICNGRPVIVVGGGNSAGQAAIYLAQQGSHVSIVIRGKDLTHSMSHYLIERVEADPRIELVIDTQVRALVGDTHLGHVTLEYTPTGERRAVACSGLFCFIGADPATAWLAGALELDSKGFVLTDRSLPDTSTDGPRFATRDPFPFETSVPGVFAVGDVRSGSLKRVAAAVGEGAGAVRSVIEHVATITN; this is encoded by the coding sequence GTGACCCAGCCCTCGGCCGGTGACCCCTCGACCCTGAACAAGGAATTTGCGGCCGAGTTACCCGATCCGGCCGCACCCACGCTGGATGCTGCAGCTCTCGCCGAGCTGGCACCCGTCGGGGACGAGCGTGTCGTCGAGGTGGGCGACGTTCTGTTCCGCGCTGGGGACGAGCCCAGCAACTTCTTTGTGGTGCTCGAAGGCGCTGTCGACATCATCCGTCCGGATCTCGAGGGCGACACGCTGCTCACCACCCATGTGGCGGGCCGATTTCTCGGCGAGCTGAGCATGGTGACGGGCCAACGCCTGTATCTGACAGCCCGCGTCAGCCAGCGCGGCCGGGTGCTGGCTGTACCTCTCGACGCGTTCCGACGAGTCATGAGCACCCGGCCGGATCTCGCCGACACGATCTTTTCGGCGTTCGTTGCCCGACGGGAGGTTTTGCGCACGGGCGAAGGCGCGCGTGCGGTGCGGATCATCGGGTCCCGCTACTCGCGCGAGGCCACGGCATTGCGCGCGTTTGCAGCCAGGAGTCGTCTCCCTCACACGTGGATCGACATCGAGGGTGCGGACGACGTCGAGGTCCTGCTCGCGGACATGGGGTTCCGTCGGCAGGACACGCCAGTGGTCATCACGTCGACGGGGGTGCTGCGTCACCCGTCACCCGGCGAGTTCGCCCAGCATCTCGGATTGACGTTCCAGCCCGAGCCGGGCTACCTGTTCGACCTCGTCGTCGTCGGAAGCGGTCCGGCCGGCCTGGCGGCCGCGGTCTACGGAGCCTCCGAGGGGCTCAAGACCGTGTCGCTCGACGCCGATTCCGTAGGCGGGCAGGCTGGCTCCAGCTCGCGCATCGAGAACTATGTCGGGTTCCCGAACGGAATCTCTGGCGAAGACCTCGCGGCCCGGGCCGCGGTGCAGGCACAGCGGCTCGGTGCCCGCTTGAACGCCCCGTGCGAGGTCGCCGGTCTGCGAGTGGAGGAAGGGTTCCTGGTCGTAGCGCTCGTCGACGGCAGCGAGATCCCGACTCGCACCGTGATCATCGCGGCCGGCGCCCGTTACCAGCGCCTCGCGGTCGACGATCTGGAGCGTTTCGAAGGTGCTGGGGTGTACTACGCGGCCACCGATCTCGAGGCTCGAATTTGCAACGGCCGGCCCGTCATCGTGGTTGGGGGCGGAAACTCCGCCGGGCAGGCCGCGATCTACCTCGCCCAACAAGGGAGCCACGTATCAATCGTCATACGCGGCAAGGACCTCACGCACAGCATGTCGCACTACCTCATCGAGCGGGTCGAGGCCGACCCGCGCATCGAGCTCGTCATCGACACACAGGTCCGTGCACTCGTTGGCGACACGCATCTTGGCCACGTCACCCTCGAGTACACGCCCACAGGCGAGCGTCGCGCCGTCGCTTGCTCGGGACTCTTCTGCTTCATCGGTGCCGACCCCGCAACCGCGTGGCTGGCCGGTGCGTTGGAGCTTGACTCGAAGGGCTTCGTTCTCACCGATCGCTCCTTGCCGGATACGAGCACGGATGGCCCGAGGTTCGCGACGCGTGACCCGTTCCCGTTCGAGACGTCCGTGCCGGGCGTCTTCGCCGTTGGTGATGTGCGAAGCGGCTCACTGAAGCGGGTCGCCGCTGCCGTCGGGGAAGGGGCGGGCGCCGTGCGCTCCGTGATCGAGCACGTCGCCACGATCACCAATTGA
- a CDS encoding VOC family protein, giving the protein MPTALHGLRTVIYPAPDLEAVRAWWVRFLGFEPYFNRPFYVGFSVAGYELGLLPTAAPEDGALTYLGVDDVPAAVEAAVAGGASVHVPAAQVGGDIVTATVRTPQGAIVGFIFNPHFGAH; this is encoded by the coding sequence ATGCCCACAGCCCTGCACGGACTCCGAACCGTCATCTACCCCGCACCCGATCTCGAAGCAGTCAGAGCCTGGTGGGTCCGGTTCCTCGGCTTCGAGCCTTACTTCAACAGGCCCTTCTACGTCGGGTTCAGCGTCGCGGGCTATGAGCTGGGATTGCTACCGACCGCCGCGCCGGAGGATGGCGCGCTGACGTACTTGGGCGTCGACGATGTGCCCGCGGCGGTCGAGGCGGCGGTCGCCGGTGGGGCGTCCGTTCATGTACCGGCCGCGCAAGTCGGAGGCGACATCGTGACCGCCACGGTTCGGACCCCCCAGGGAGCGATCGTCGGCTTCATCTTCAATCCTCACTTCGGCGCCCACTGA